The Spirosoma foliorum genome has a window encoding:
- a CDS encoding NHL repeat-containing protein — MKAYYLTQTSFRSTVCATLSILLSLLATQLSAQIITTIAGSTLKGDGGPAISAALSTPTGVAVDGNGNLFIADQDNHRIRKVTPDGTISTVAGTGAYGYSGDNGPAINATLGSPSGIAVDATGNLFIADQNTHSIRKVATDGTITTVAGNGIAGFSGDTGPATNANLHTPYAVAVDATGNLFIADQANHRIRKVATDGKITTVAGTGTQGYNSDNIQAIAANLNTPSGITVDATGNLFIADALNHRIRKVTTDGTITTVAGTGIQSFGGDTGPATNAQLANPTGVAVDASGQLFIADLANHRIRKVATDGTISTVAGTNIQGFSGDNGPATNAYLNNPSGITVDATGQLFIADKTNYRIRKVATDGTISTVAGNGTPDFSGDNGPAINAALGSPSGVAIDGSGNLFIADKTNYRIRKVATNGIITTIAGNGLFGFSGDTGPAINAQLAGPTGVAVDGSGNLFIADPDNSRIRKVTIDSKITTVAGNGTAGFSGDNNPAINAALNNPTSVAVDGSGNLYIADRTNHRIRKVTPGGTISTVAGTGTAGFSGNNSPAVNAVLNNPTGVAVDGTGNLYIADRDNHRIRKVTPDGTISTVAGNGTQGSGGDNGPAINANLNTPSGIAVDGNGTLFIDDTFNHRIRKVTSDGTISTVAGNGSPGKDGDNGPATSAQLNAPFGVALDGGGNLFIADQANNLIRRVSAPASVRINPSTSISACVGSSFSLTATAINFTPTSYTWTSQPSGLSASGASPVFTAPSVSTATTYTLTVTATDGTTNVTASVNVSVNPLPVPTLTASNPLNGTLTSATLTASGGTSYLFSGPSVVSQNSISGTAVANVSGTYSVTVTSIAGCSSTTSVALPGTDLSPTIDLPQANFPIGSTSNFLVNVFEVSGLPTSMNNVVITITAPTGYTLSFDNSLTGIIVSGGSATPVEVDNTKWAVSAATPGVQLTLTINSGQFIPAKGKATLGFSLTRTTANSGSTSSITVNVKNDAAKTYDGNTTNNVYARIINGL; from the coding sequence ATGAAAGCATATTACCTAACCCAAACTTCATTCAGATCAACAGTTTGTGCAACGCTAAGTATCTTACTTTCTTTACTCGCAACCCAATTATCGGCCCAAATCATTACCACCATAGCTGGGTCTACTCTGAAAGGCGATGGAGGACCAGCCATTAGTGCGGCCCTGAGTACGCCAACGGGTGTAGCCGTTGATGGAAATGGCAATCTCTTCATTGCCGATCAGGATAATCACCGCATTCGTAAAGTAACGCCCGATGGGACCATCTCTACGGTGGCAGGCACCGGAGCTTATGGCTATAGTGGCGATAATGGCCCCGCGATCAATGCTACGCTGGGTAGTCCATCTGGCATCGCGGTTGATGCGACAGGGAATCTGTTCATTGCCGATCAGAATACCCATAGCATCCGAAAAGTGGCTACCGATGGAACAATAACTACCGTAGCGGGCAATGGTATAGCTGGTTTTAGTGGCGATACGGGTCCAGCAACCAATGCCAATTTACACACGCCATACGCAGTAGCGGTCGATGCAACCGGCAATCTCTTTATCGCGGATCAGGCCAATCATCGGATTCGGAAGGTCGCTACCGATGGTAAAATCACGACTGTAGCGGGTACTGGTACACAAGGTTATAACAGCGATAACATTCAGGCAATCGCAGCTAATCTAAATACACCTTCTGGCATAACGGTTGATGCCACTGGCAATCTCTTTATTGCTGATGCACTTAATCACCGCATTCGCAAAGTAACGACCGATGGGACGATCACTACGGTAGCCGGCACAGGTATTCAATCTTTTGGTGGCGATACGGGTCCAGCAACCAATGCACAGCTAGCAAATCCTACGGGTGTGGCGGTCGATGCGAGTGGTCAATTGTTCATCGCTGATTTAGCCAATCACCGCATTCGCAAAGTAGCGACCGATGGCACTATTTCCACCGTAGCAGGCACTAATATACAAGGCTTTAGTGGCGATAATGGCCCCGCTACCAATGCTTACCTGAATAACCCTTCTGGTATTACTGTAGATGCGACAGGCCAACTTTTCATCGCCGATAAGACTAATTACCGAATTCGGAAGGTGGCTACTGATGGGACTATTTCTACTGTGGCAGGCAATGGCACGCCTGATTTCAGTGGCGATAATGGCCCCGCTATCAATGCGGCCCTGGGCAGTCCTTCCGGTGTGGCAATCGATGGGAGTGGCAATCTCTTCATTGCCGATAAGACCAATTATCGCATCCGAAAAGTGGCTACGAATGGTATAATTACCACCATAGCAGGCAATGGCTTATTCGGTTTTAGCGGAGACACTGGCCCGGCCATCAATGCACAGTTGGCTGGGCCCACAGGCGTGGCGGTGGATGGCAGTGGTAATCTGTTCATTGCCGATCCAGATAATAGTCGGATTCGGAAGGTCACTATCGATAGTAAAATTACAACTGTGGCGGGCAATGGCACCGCCGGTTTTAGTGGTGATAATAACCCCGCAATCAATGCGGCACTCAACAATCCGACAAGTGTAGCGGTCGATGGCAGCGGGAATCTGTACATCGCCGATCGCACGAATCATCGCATCCGAAAAGTAACCCCCGGCGGGACCATTTCTACAGTAGCGGGTACGGGCACCGCTGGTTTTAGTGGCAATAATAGTCCAGCTGTTAATGCAGTACTCAATAATCCTACAGGGGTGGCGGTCGATGGGACTGGTAATCTGTATATTGCTGATCGGGATAATCATCGCATCCGAAAAGTAACCCCCGACGGTACCATCTCTACCGTGGCAGGCAACGGGACTCAGGGATCAGGTGGTGACAATGGTCCCGCTATCAACGCTAACCTAAATACACCTTCCGGAATAGCGGTAGACGGCAACGGGACCCTCTTTATCGACGACACGTTTAATCATCGCATTCGGAAGGTAACTTCGGATGGTACAATCTCTACGGTTGCGGGAAACGGGTCGCCGGGTAAAGATGGGGATAATGGGCCAGCCACTAGTGCCCAACTCAATGCGCCTTTTGGTGTAGCGCTGGATGGCGGAGGTAACCTGTTCATCGCCGATCAGGCAAACAACCTTATTCGCCGGGTCAGTGCGCCAGCTAGTGTGCGTATAAACCCCTCTACATCAATAAGCGCCTGCGTTGGAAGCAGTTTCAGTCTCACAGCTACAGCCATCAATTTCACTCCTACTTCGTATACCTGGACTAGCCAGCCCAGTGGCTTGTCGGCAAGTGGTGCTTCGCCTGTTTTTACCGCCCCTTCTGTCAGTACGGCGACGACCTACACGTTGACTGTTACCGCTACCGATGGAACAACGAATGTAACAGCTAGTGTAAACGTAAGCGTCAATCCATTGCCCGTTCCTACGCTAACGGCGAGTAACCCATTGAATGGCACTCTAACCAGTGCCACGCTGACTGCCAGCGGAGGCACTTCTTATTTGTTTAGCGGACCCAGCGTTGTAAGTCAGAATTCGATATCTGGAACAGCGGTTGCCAATGTTTCGGGGACTTATTCAGTAACGGTTACGAGTATCGCTGGCTGCTCCAGTACAACTAGTGTGGCATTGCCCGGTACCGATTTAAGTCCGACTATCGATTTGCCACAGGCTAATTTCCCGATTGGTAGTACAAGCAATTTTTTGGTGAATGTTTTCGAAGTAAGCGGCTTGCCGACGTCCATGAACAATGTGGTCATCACGATCACTGCGCCTACAGGCTATACGCTTTCGTTTGACAATTCGCTGACGGGCATTATCGTATCGGGAGGTAGTGCCACTCCTGTGGAAGTAGATAATACCAAATGGGCCGTTTCGGCTGCGACGCCTGGCGTTCAGTTGACCTTAACCATTAATAGTGGTCAATTTATACCGGCTAAAGGCAAAGCTACTCTGGGTTTCAGCCTTACCCGAACAACGGCCAATTCAGGAAGTACCTCCAGTATCACGGTGAATGTCAAAAACGATGCCGCCAAAACCTATGACGGCAACACCACCAATAACGTCTACGCCCGAATTATTAATGGGCTTTAG
- a CDS encoding sialidase family protein yields MKTPYLYLVVLFLLTAPSSLAQSTNPAILRQEWIYEKAPFPECHASTIAETPKGLVTAWFGGTRERHPDVGIWVSSQTNGNWTPPVEVATGVQPDGKRLPCWNPVLFQRPGAELILFYKVGPSPSTWWGMLKRSTDGGKTWSVAERLPEGILGPIKNKPVLLASGVLLCPTSSEDHNWRVHFERTSDWGKTWQKTDAINDGVNDGAIQPSVLFYPNGQLQALCRSQKSGFILETWSKDDGKTWSPLQKTTLPNPNSGTDAVTLKDGRQVLVYNPVAPTPGKSGGPRTPLDIAISNDGKTWKTLAVLENEPGEYSYPAVIQTADGLIHVTYTWKRQRIRHVVLDPKKGSR; encoded by the coding sequence ATGAAAACTCCCTACCTATACCTTGTTGTGTTATTTCTGTTAACTGCCCCTTCTAGTTTAGCGCAGTCAACTAATCCGGCGATCCTTCGCCAGGAGTGGATTTATGAAAAGGCTCCTTTTCCAGAATGTCATGCCTCAACGATAGCCGAAACCCCGAAAGGATTAGTGACGGCCTGGTTTGGTGGTACACGTGAGCGCCATCCCGACGTTGGAATTTGGGTAAGCAGCCAAACGAATGGTAACTGGACACCCCCCGTTGAAGTAGCCACAGGCGTGCAACCCGATGGCAAGCGGTTACCTTGCTGGAATCCAGTTTTGTTTCAGAGACCTGGTGCCGAATTAATTCTATTCTACAAGGTGGGACCAAGCCCATCGACCTGGTGGGGCATGCTAAAGCGATCGACAGATGGGGGCAAAACCTGGTCGGTAGCCGAACGACTGCCAGAGGGAATTTTGGGCCCAATCAAAAACAAACCGGTTTTGCTGGCATCGGGTGTGTTACTTTGCCCGACTAGTTCAGAAGATCACAACTGGCGAGTGCATTTCGAGCGAACCAGCGATTGGGGTAAAACCTGGCAGAAAACAGATGCTATTAATGATGGGGTTAACGACGGAGCTATTCAGCCTAGTGTTCTGTTCTATCCTAATGGCCAGCTACAGGCCCTTTGTCGTAGCCAGAAAAGTGGATTTATTCTCGAAACCTGGTCGAAGGATGACGGAAAAACCTGGTCACCTTTGCAAAAGACAACACTTCCTAACCCGAACTCAGGCACCGATGCGGTTACGCTGAAAGATGGTCGTCAGGTATTAGTATATAACCCCGTGGCACCTACACCGGGTAAATCTGGTGGACCAAGAACACCGCTCGATATCGCCATTTCTAACGATGGAAAAACCTGGAAAACGCTGGCCGTACTCGAAAATGAGCCAGGAGAGTATTCGTACCCTGCTGTCATTCAAACAGCCGATGGGCTTATCCACGTAACGTATACCTGGAAGCGTCAGCGTATTCGGCATGTCGTGCTGGACCCAAAGAAAGGAAGTAGGTAG
- a CDS encoding sialate O-acetylesterase yields the protein MINCYRLVHKVHRLQLIVCLLLFIPTITFGQLQLNFPVSRIVFQRDNSNQAAVPFHAVAAASVTQVKVRLVVRQGGTTTAWSTFTPSNNAVSGRILSVQGGWYDLEAESFNGAVSLGIQRIDRVGVGEVLIASGQSNAQGFPYTTGASDDRVSCLNYYDGQITESRFPLTFSHLSIPTNVGPTNSSYIYGLLGDKLVQKLGVPVLIYGAAIGGTSSLQWRQTAEGQVIPESTQWDGADDLRPYRAIKATLTHYVQRTGLRAILWHQGESDKGKSASDYITNIQKVIEASRQDLGVTTLPWMIARASWFEGSNDPNIIAAQNQLISQVPYCYAGPNTDAYGNAYRQDGTHFLQSFYPQLADLWNQALTTSFFQQSTPYVLPQDAPRLTVGMPQPFYQYQGGHLVIPFLDEAPDGPESGVAYTAQLVSSTGQFITNLGINNTRPLRVTLPDNLAAGTYKTKIVSSVFSSTLSAPITVFAPTYAKKTGTGLTGKYYSGSDTNGPVLYSQLDGPLDMTWYDSGPTPYMPIRDWLISWTGQIEAPVTGTYAIKSSYDDATRIWVNGQLIIDELGAHAYPFTVKGQITLQANQRYDIRVELYQYWYNAQIRLQWVVPGTTQAVYIPKDRLFPASAPVATAGTSLNVVFPTPRTVLQRDNNNTALINIRGLCPAQTERVEIRVSPTVSGYGQNNDSYVVLDSQPNNGTFSGSVTATGGWYNLDIQAIAQSRVISHIRVTPVGVGEVFVIAGEDNAQGITPNRSVVSAADERVISVPHYNYTDTTRLPLPPAFSKITAKEAIGPHGNTAWCWGELGNLLTNRLNVPVLFYNVAWTGTTVRNWRESMEQGATNTIDNTQMPAGMPYSNLKRVLKDYVSLTGLRAVLWQQGESEYYSTTPQATNYATDLKAVINRSRVDAGFAQLPWIIARASVDNTTSSLYPSGSYEPVTNRQNEVIQTTAQVMAGPITDTIQVPRPDGTYFLGSGLTRLARAWNMALTSSIWSTTALLAQAPTVSDLRLTAESNSRTASVNQDIPFTINVINESSLPATNVQVRCQLPDQLQFTSSGTMSYQQGTLLASIPSLDIGQQIALGFIARPKQAGIYRIASEIVRADQLDQDSRPNTSIINGEDDVAWIDFRTTESSSSVFSTTVSQNAPILPQVVNNQPFGDPNKADLSLQLALSSMAPATNSPVSASLIVRNSGALTAQSVQVGCLLPAGLVFTSSGTMTVVSNTVRGTIASIASGGQAVLTFTMTPTTTGNKIVQTQIEASSLADPDSTPNNGFTNGEDDTATVTLRIGQVTP from the coding sequence ATGATTAACTGCTACAGACTAGTACATAAAGTCCACCGATTACAACTAATTGTCTGCTTACTGCTCTTTATTCCGACCATTACTTTTGGTCAGCTTCAACTTAACTTCCCCGTCTCACGAATCGTTTTTCAACGAGATAACTCGAATCAGGCAGCGGTTCCTTTTCATGCCGTAGCCGCAGCATCAGTTACGCAGGTTAAGGTACGGTTAGTTGTTCGTCAGGGAGGAACCACCACGGCCTGGTCGACCTTTACACCTTCCAATAATGCTGTTTCAGGGCGTATTCTTTCTGTTCAGGGAGGCTGGTATGATCTGGAAGCCGAATCTTTCAATGGAGCCGTGAGCCTGGGCATTCAACGTATTGATCGAGTGGGCGTCGGCGAAGTTTTAATTGCTTCAGGTCAGTCCAATGCGCAGGGCTTTCCGTACACAACAGGCGCTTCCGACGATCGGGTATCCTGTCTAAATTATTATGATGGTCAGATTACGGAGTCGCGCTTTCCGCTTACGTTTAGTCATTTATCGATTCCCACGAATGTTGGTCCAACCAATTCGTCCTATATCTATGGCCTACTAGGCGACAAGCTTGTTCAGAAATTAGGCGTACCCGTTCTGATTTATGGGGCGGCCATTGGCGGTACCTCGTCTCTCCAATGGCGCCAAACCGCAGAAGGACAGGTTATTCCAGAGAGTACGCAATGGGACGGTGCCGACGATTTACGCCCCTATCGAGCCATAAAGGCAACACTGACTCACTATGTACAACGAACCGGCTTGCGCGCTATCCTGTGGCATCAGGGCGAATCCGACAAAGGGAAGTCGGCATCTGACTACATCACAAATATTCAGAAAGTTATCGAAGCAAGCCGTCAGGATTTAGGCGTTACAACTTTACCCTGGATGATTGCCCGAGCTTCCTGGTTCGAAGGCAGTAACGACCCCAATATTATTGCCGCCCAGAATCAATTGATCTCCCAGGTTCCTTATTGCTATGCTGGCCCAAATACCGATGCCTATGGTAATGCCTATCGGCAGGACGGCACCCATTTCCTGCAGTCATTTTACCCTCAATTAGCCGACCTCTGGAATCAGGCACTCACGACCAGTTTTTTTCAGCAGTCGACGCCTTATGTTCTTCCGCAGGATGCACCCCGACTTACAGTTGGTATGCCTCAGCCTTTTTATCAGTATCAGGGTGGGCATCTCGTTATTCCTTTCTTAGACGAAGCCCCGGACGGCCCAGAATCGGGTGTTGCGTATACGGCCCAGTTAGTTTCTTCGACTGGACAATTCATAACAAACCTGGGCATCAACAATACCCGACCCTTACGCGTAACACTTCCGGATAACTTAGCAGCCGGAACCTATAAGACCAAAATTGTCTCGTCAGTATTTTCGTCGACGCTTAGTGCACCAATTACCGTTTTTGCGCCAACCTATGCCAAGAAAACAGGCACAGGGTTAACGGGAAAATATTACAGTGGTTCTGACACAAATGGTCCTGTTTTATATTCACAACTAGATGGGCCGTTGGATATGACCTGGTATGATAGTGGGCCTACGCCCTATATGCCCATCCGTGATTGGCTTATTAGTTGGACTGGTCAGATCGAAGCCCCAGTTACGGGTACGTATGCCATAAAAAGTAGCTATGATGATGCAACCCGAATCTGGGTCAATGGCCAACTGATTATTGATGAATTGGGTGCTCATGCTTATCCGTTCACAGTAAAAGGCCAGATTACGTTGCAGGCAAATCAGCGGTACGACATCCGGGTTGAGTTATATCAATACTGGTACAATGCCCAGATTCGCTTACAATGGGTAGTGCCCGGCACTACCCAAGCCGTTTATATTCCAAAAGATCGTCTTTTCCCAGCCTCAGCACCCGTTGCTACAGCAGGCACATCGCTCAATGTAGTGTTTCCTACACCCCGAACGGTTTTACAAAGAGATAACAACAACACTGCCCTGATCAATATCAGGGGCCTTTGCCCTGCTCAAACTGAACGGGTTGAAATTCGGGTTTCGCCAACGGTATCGGGTTATGGGCAAAACAACGATTCCTATGTCGTACTGGATAGTCAACCGAACAATGGGACTTTTTCGGGATCGGTTACGGCTACTGGCGGCTGGTATAATCTGGATATACAGGCCATTGCGCAAAGCCGCGTAATTAGTCACATACGAGTCACGCCTGTTGGTGTAGGCGAAGTTTTTGTGATTGCCGGTGAAGACAATGCACAGGGGATTACACCCAACCGATCGGTTGTATCGGCTGCTGACGAGCGGGTAATTAGTGTTCCTCATTATAATTATACCGATACGACCCGCTTACCTTTACCTCCCGCATTCAGTAAGATAACGGCAAAGGAAGCAATCGGACCGCACGGCAATACGGCCTGGTGCTGGGGCGAATTAGGCAATTTACTAACCAATCGGCTCAATGTTCCTGTTCTATTTTACAACGTAGCCTGGACGGGCACAACCGTTCGAAACTGGCGGGAAAGTATGGAACAGGGCGCTACAAATACCATAGACAATACTCAAATGCCAGCTGGGATGCCCTACAGCAATCTTAAACGAGTACTGAAAGATTATGTCTCTTTGACAGGCTTGCGAGCAGTACTTTGGCAACAGGGAGAAAGTGAATATTACTCCACTACGCCACAAGCCACCAACTATGCGACGGATTTAAAAGCCGTGATTAACCGAAGCCGGGTGGATGCCGGTTTTGCCCAACTGCCGTGGATTATAGCCCGAGCCTCAGTCGATAATACAACGAGTTCATTGTATCCATCAGGCAGTTACGAACCAGTAACCAACCGTCAGAATGAAGTAATCCAGACAACAGCCCAGGTTATGGCTGGCCCTATTACTGATACGATTCAAGTACCCAGACCCGATGGCACGTATTTTCTGGGAAGTGGCCTTACCCGACTGGCCAGAGCCTGGAACATGGCCCTAACAAGCTCTATCTGGTCGACAACAGCGCTATTGGCGCAAGCTCCAACCGTAAGTGATCTACGGCTAACGGCTGAGTCAAACAGCCGGACAGCCTCAGTTAATCAAGACATACCTTTCACCATCAACGTTATAAATGAGAGTAGTTTGCCAGCTACAAATGTGCAGGTACGCTGCCAATTACCCGATCAGTTGCAGTTCACGAGTAGTGGAACGATGAGTTACCAACAGGGAACTCTGTTAGCATCAATCCCCAGTCTGGACATTGGTCAACAAATTGCACTCGGGTTCATCGCTCGTCCCAAGCAAGCAGGTATCTATCGAATAGCCAGCGAAATCGTTCGGGCAGATCAGTTGGACCAGGACTCACGGCCCAATACCAGTATTATTAATGGTGAGGATGATGTTGCTTGGATAGATTTTCGAACAACCGAGAGTTCATCATCTGTATTTTCAACTACAGTCTCGCAAAATGCACCTATATTACCTCAGGTCGTTAATAATCAACCTTTTGGCGACCCCAACAAAGCCGATCTGAGTTTACAACTGGCCCTGAGCAGTATGGCACCTGCAACGAATTCGCCCGTTTCGGCAAGTTTGATTGTCAGAAATAGTGGTGCATTAACGGCTCAAAGTGTGCAGGTTGGCTGTCTCTTACCTGCTGGATTAGTATTCACCAGCAGCGGTACAATGACGGTGGTTAGTAATACCGTTCGTGGTACGATAGCCAGTATTGCTTCGGGTGGTCAGGCGGTACTTACCTTTACCATGACGCCTACAACGACCGGCAATAAAATAGTACAGACGCAAATCGAAGCATCCTCCTTAGCAGATCCGGACTCAACTCCGAACAACGGCTTTACAAACGGTGAAGACGATACAGCGACGGTAACGCTTCGGATTGGGCAAGTTACGCCTTAA